Genomic segment of Streptococcus australis:
GATGTGAACCTTGTCGGTCTCTTCGTCACGCTTCATGGAGTCAACCACTACGGCAACTGAGTGAGGAATCTCTTCACGAGTTAGGTGCAAGACCTTCTCACGAATCATTTCTGAAACTAGGAATCGCTCTGGGTGGTCTGTGATTTGATCAGACGGAAAGTACTGGAAACCTTCCTCCAGATTTTCACTAAGGATGTCAATTAGACGAGAAACGTTATTTCCCTGAAGGGCTGAAATTGGAACAATCTCCTTGAAGTCCATCTGGTTACGGAAATCATCAATCTGAGCCAAGAGCTGATCAGGATGAACCTTATCAATCTTATTCACCACCAGAATCACAGGAACCTTGGCAGCTTTCAGACGCTCGATAATCATGTCGTCGCCCTTACCACGTGGCTCATCAGCTGGCACCATGAAGAGAACAGTATCCACTTCACGAAGGGTACTGTAGGCAGATTCCACCATGAAATCACCAAGAGCTGTTTTAGGCTTGTGAATACCTGGTGTGTCAATAAAGACGATTTGCTCCTTATCCGTGGTGTAAATCCCCATGATTTTATTGCGCGTTGTCTGCGCCTTGTCACTCATGATGGCAATCTTTTGCCCCATGACGTGATTCAAAAAGGTTGACTTCCCAACATTGGGACGTCCCAAAATGGCTACAAAGCCTGATTTAAATGTCATAATTTCCTCTTATTGTTTAAAATAGTATATCCCAAATGCGCGGGATAAAGATAAGTGCACCTGTCACTGCAGCAAAAAGAGAGACCACTAGAACGGCACCTGCTGCCATGTCCTTGGCTTTCTTTGCCAACATAGAAAAGTGATAGTGACTGGCTAGATCCACCACATTTTCGATAGCAGAATTAATAATTTCAAAGGCTACTACTAAGAAAATGCTCATTAGGAGAAAGAGCCATTCGATTCGTGATACCTGAAAAACAAAACCTGCAAGGATAACTACTAGAGCCGTCACTGCATGTTTTCGCATATTGCGTTCTTCCTTGATAGCAGTCAAAATCCCTGTGATGGCAAATTCTAAACTGGATATCAGGTCACGATTTTTCCATTTTCGTTTATTGTCTTGTGAGTCCATAGGCTGTCAAAATTTCTTCTTGTAAACCGAACATCTCCGCTTCTTCTTCCGGAGTGTAGTGATCGTAGCCGTTGATATGTAAAAAGCCGTGTACTGCCAAGAAGCCCATCTCACGCTCAAAGCTGTGACCGTATTCCTTAGCCTGCTCATGCGCTTTATCGATAGAGATGAAAAGCTCCCCAATATAGGCATCAAACTCAGACATCATCTCTGCTAATTCAGGATTTTCAAGCAAATCTTCCTCATCAAAGGAAATGTCCAATTCTGGCTTATATTCAAGGCTAATGACATCTGTCGGACGATCTGTATCACGGTACTCGAGGTTGAGTTCGTGGCTACGCTCGTTGGTCACAAAAGTAACTGCCATCTCCTTGTCTTCTTTTCCTATTTTTTGGGCAGCAAATTCCAAAATCTCTTGGGTTTGTTGCAAGATTTCTTGTGAAACTTGATCAGTTTCATCTACCATTTCAATATACATGTACTTCTCGATTCTCTTTACTTGGCTTTATTATACCATATTTCCATGATTTTATTCTACCTTTTTGATATAATACTATGGAATACAATCACAAGGAGAGAACGATGTCATTTGACGGATTTTTTTTACACCACATGGTTGAGGAATTGCGATGCGAGTTGGTCAATGGTCGCATTCAGAAAATCAATCAGCCTTTTGAACAAGAGTTGGTCTTGC
This window contains:
- the ybeY gene encoding rRNA maturation RNase YbeY, which codes for MYIEMVDETDQVSQEILQQTQEILEFAAQKIGKEDKEMAVTFVTNERSHELNLEYRDTDRPTDVISLEYKPELDISFDEEDLLENPELAEMMSEFDAYIGELFISIDKAHEQAKEYGHSFEREMGFLAVHGFLHINGYDHYTPEEEAEMFGLQEEILTAYGLTRQ
- a CDS encoding diacylglycerol kinase family protein: MDSQDNKRKWKNRDLISSLEFAITGILTAIKEERNMRKHAVTALVVILAGFVFQVSRIEWLFLLMSIFLVVAFEIINSAIENVVDLASHYHFSMLAKKAKDMAAGAVLVVSLFAAVTGALIFIPRIWDILF
- the era gene encoding GTPase Era, which encodes MTFKSGFVAILGRPNVGKSTFLNHVMGQKIAIMSDKAQTTRNKIMGIYTTDKEQIVFIDTPGIHKPKTALGDFMVESAYSTLREVDTVLFMVPADEPRGKGDDMIIERLKAAKVPVILVVNKIDKVHPDQLLAQIDDFRNQMDFKEIVPISALQGNNVSRLIDILSENLEEGFQYFPSDQITDHPERFLVSEMIREKVLHLTREEIPHSVAVVVDSMKRDEETDKVHIRATIMVERDSQKGIIIGKGGAMLKKIGTMARRDIELMLGDKVFLETWVKVKKNWRDKKLDLADFGYNEKEY